In the Salvia miltiorrhiza cultivar Shanhuang (shh) chromosome 8, IMPLAD_Smil_shh, whole genome shotgun sequence genome, TCATTTGGGCCGACTCTCATACTTGCTGCTGGTCCAACAGCCTCTTCAGGCCCATTTGCAATCAACTCTCGTTCTGTATCATTCACCACTCCTTCTGAATCaaccttgtcctcaaggttGAAGGTAGGAAATTGCCGTTGCATGTCCTCGCAAGGTTCCCAGGTGGAATTCTCCGGTGGCTCGCCATGCCACTGAACTAGGACTTGGCGCTGGTGACCGGCGGCCGTCAGAATTTGTCGCTCCCCACAAATCGCCAAAGGTTTGGGAATGGGTCGGGAGCCGAAGGACTCAGCTGGGAAGGTGCATATAGGAGTGGTGCCCGATGGAATAAACCGTCGAAGTTTAGAGACATGGAACACCGGGTGGATGCGGCTGGATTGAGGGAGCTCTAGACGGTAAGCCACCTTCCCTATCCTCTCGGTGACTGGAAAAGGCCCATAGTAACGTTGGGACAGCTTGGGCGACTGTCTGCCGCGAACTGAGGTTTGGCGATATGGCTGCAACCGCACTAGAACTTCATCGCCCACCTGAAACTCGAGGTCACGCCGGCGACGGTTAGCTTGCTGTTTCATCCGAGATTGAGCTTGATGGAGATTCTCCTTAAGCTGCCGGAGTATGCCATTTCTCTGCTGCAAGAGCTCATCGAGAGCCTGGATTTTGGTCGATCCTGCTGCATAATGGGGAATCATCTGAGGTTGGCGGCCAAACAGGGCCTCGAAGGGTGTCATCCGTATGCTATGACAGTAAGAAGTGTTAAGGCAGAATTCAGCCCAGCCCACGTGCGCAGCCCAAGTCTCGGGTTGGTCCAAGGTGAAGGAGCGAAGATATTGCTCAATGGTCCAATTGGTGACCTCCGTTTGTCCATCGGTTTGAGGATGAAACGTCGTGCTATGCTTAAGGGTAGTACCACTCAACTTGAAAAGTTGTTGCCAAAATGCACTGAGGAAGATGGGATCCCTATCAGAGATGATAGAGGTAGGGAACCCGTGCAGTTTCACCACTATTTCCAAAAACAGAGCTGCTGTCTTGGCTGCTGTAAAAGAAGTCGGAAGCAATCCAAAGTGAGCAAACTTGGTGAGTCGGTCGACAACCACAAGTAGCACCGTATACCCTCGGCTTGGCGGAAGACCGGTGATGAAATCCATAGTGACATCTTCCCACACATGAGTCGGAATGGGCAAGGGTTGAAGGAGCCCGGCGGGCGGTGTTGGAGAGTATTTCGTCTGTTGACAGGTTAGGCATGATGCCACAAACTCTTTTACTGCCGAGGTCATCCGGGGCCAATAAAACGACGATGCTAACCGCACCAGAGTGCGTTTGACGCCCCCATGCCCAGCCATGGGAGTGGCGTGCGCTTCCTTGAGAAGTTGAGGAATCAACGCCGACGTGGCACTTACATATATGCGGTGCTTGAAACGGAGGAGTCCACCAGCTATTGAGAATTCAGAGCCCAGTTCTCCGCGCTCAAACTTGCTGTGAAGGTCACAGAGATCTTCTTTCTCGGAGTTCTCCCTTCTAATAGCATTTAGAATCTCGGGCACAGGTGAGCTCAGAAGAGAACAGGAAGCACCTTCCTCTGTTCCAATGGAATCAGCCCCAGATGCTGGGCGCCGAGAGAGAGCATCAGCAGCGAGATTGGATGCTCCTGTCCGGTAATCAACACGGAAATGGAATCCCAATAACTTCCGTACATATTTCTGTTGCTCCGGCGTCTGAATAGTTTGTTGCATTAACTCGCGGATGCTCTGTTGATCAGTTCGGATGATGAAGAAACGGCCGAGGAGGTATTGGCGCCACTTGTGCACTGACTCCACAATTGCTAGCAACTCTTTGGTGTACACCGACGCCGCCTGCATCCGTGGGCACAACTTCTTGCTGAAATAAGCCAAGGGCTGCTCGCCCTGCATCAACACCGCGCCTATGCCGGTCTCAGCAGCGTCCGACTCGACAACAAAAGGCATGGAAAAGTCAGGGAGTCGGAGCACCGGAGTGGTGGTCATGGCTGTCTTTAAGCTCTCAAACGCGCGTTCAGCCTCCGGGGACCATAAGAATGAACCGACGCGGAGGAGATCGGTGAGTGGTGCAGCAATGCTCGCGTAGTGTCGGACAAACTTCCGATAGTACCCTGTTAGCCCCAAGAAGCCGCGGAGCTGCTTGATAGTGCGCGGGGTCGGCCATGATTGCATAGCCGTGATTTTCTCTGGATCAGCAAGAACTCCCCCTTCGGACACAATATGCCCCAAATATGCTATTGAAGACTTCCCGAACTCACATTTTGAAGCCTTCAACACAAATTGATGGTCGCTAAGGCAGCGGAGGACCTGCTCCAGATGAGAAATATGGTCGTCCATCGTCGCGCTGTAGATGAGAATGTCATCAAAGAAAACCACAACAAAGTTATGTAAAAATGGGGCAAATATGCGATTCATGGTCGCTTGAAAGGTTGACGGCGCATTGCAAAGACCGAAGGGCATCACCAAGAATTCATAGTGGCCGTCTGTGGTACGGAACGCCGTCTTGGCAATATCTCGGTGGTGAACTCGAATTTGGTGGTACCCGGAGTGGAGATccaactttgagaatacccgaGCCTGCCCCAAGTCATCTAACAGTTCATCAATTGTAGGAATAGGAAATTGATCCCTTACCGTCACTGCATTGAGAGCACGGTAGTCAACGCAGAATCTGAAGGAACCATCCTTCTTTCGAACGAGCAGGACCGGCGAAGAAAATGGCGAGTGACTCGGGCGAATGATGCCCTGTTCAAGCATCTCAGCAACCAACTTAGCCATCTCTTGCTTTTGGAACTGGGGGTACCGATAGGGTCGCACGTTGACTGGCGCTGTCGACGGATTGAGATGAATTCGATGTTCAATGGCGCGGTGCGGAGGAAGCCCCACCGGTGGTGAAAAAAGCATCTGAAACTGGTCAAGGAGGGCCAAAAGAGGTGCAGGGGCTTCAGTTGGGCCTTCCTCATTTGGGCCTTCCAATTTATGCATCACAACAGGCCCATCAGGGTGTGGGCCGGCCCTAATGTAAATGGCATACACTAGACCAATCTCCTTATCTTGGACCGCCGCCGTCAACTGGGAGAAGGAGATGGGGTGGACGTCGATAGCAGGGTCCCCCTTCAAGGTCGTAGCCACGCCGTCGCGATGGAAAACCATGGTTTGGGCGGCGTAATCGTGGGTAACCGGGCCCAACGTCTGTAACCATTGGATGCCGAGGACGACAGCCGGTCCAGCGATTCGGAGCACGTGGAGATCCACGGAGAGACTCTGCCCTTGAATTTCAATCGGAATCGCCGAGCACAATTGAGAACATAAGAGAAAGTCTCCATTTCCGACGTAGACACGAAACGGAGGTATCGTTGTCACCGGAAGGCGGAGAGTTTGAACCACCGTTGGTTGGATAAAATTGTGGGTACTCCCACTATCCACCAAGACTCGCACCGCGCGCCTATGAATGGTGCCCTTGAGGTGAAGGGTACGGGGCCGGCCAAGGCCGGAGAGTGTGTGAAGACTCGAGATATCACCGCAAATAGCGGCGTCGGGGGTTGGGAGCGTGGGTTCGATCATCTCATCCGTGGACAGAGCATCATGCTCAACGTCGTTGACCTCTGGCTCATCATCTGTGCCTAAGAGGCCGTAGAAACGACTACGGCAACGGTGGTTGGGGGACCATTTCTGATCACAGTTGTAACATATGCCTTTCTCCCTTTTCTCACGAAGCTCTTGGGGAGAAAAACGCCGAATGGGAAGGGTAGAACCCTGTGGCGGCGCTTTGAGCAGCGGCGGCGATGGTGGTTTATGAGTTTCCCCTGGCTTGGTGCTTCCCCCAGGTGACAGAGGAGGGGTCGGAGGGGAATAAGGTACCGAAGAAATGGGTACCGCCTTCACCGGCGTGCGTGTGAGCCAACGTTGCTCAGTTCGCGTCTCTGCCAATCGAGTTTCGTAGGCACGCGCAAGGGCAAAGGCCTCCATAAGGGTGGATGGCTTTGTAAACGAAAGCTCGCGGCGAATGTCGGGCTTCAATCCCGTGACGAAGAAGCTAACAAGCAATGATTCAGAAATGCCCTTAACCTTGTTCATGAGCTCCTCGAACTCAGCCTGGAATTCGCTCACCGAAGCCGTTTGTGTTAATTTGGACAGAGCGCCTTGAGGATCTTCATAAAGAGATGCGCCAAAACGATGGCGAACGCTGTGAAGGAACACCGGCCAAGTGGAAATAAGGTGATTAGATTTCATCCACTGGAACCACGATGCAGCGCGGCCCTCCATGTGAAATGAGACTATGCGCAGTCGTTGGTCCTCCGGAGTGTTGTGAAAAGCGAAAAACTCCTCCACTCGAAAGATCCAGCCGGCTGGATCGGAGCCATCAAAACGCGGGACTTCCATTTTCATGGAGCGGAATGGTGGTTGCACCGGTGGATCAGGCTCCAGCGGCGGAGGGGGTGGCGGTTGCCGCGTGTGCCGAAAGGAGGAGGACGAAGTGTCCGTTGATGTGATGTGGGACTCCATGGCGGACATGAAACGTTGGAGGACGGAGTTGGTATCTGCCACAGCTGCATTGGTGGCCGCCAGCTGCTCTGCAGACGTGGAGAGGTGAGTGGTGAGTTGGGTCTGTAAAGCGTGAAGGGCGGCGAGAATCTCAGGGTTAGCCATGAAAACAATGAAAGCACCAATGATAGAGAGGGACTACTTTGAGTGAGCCAAGACTCCAGTGAAGAAAGAAGATATCAGAGGAAAGGATAATTTTCATTCATGAGATGAACCAATCCTCATACAAACAACATACTAAATAGCAAAAGTGGAGACAACAACTGATACTACTGCCGCACTCTTCAGCCATCCTAACAGAAAGGAAAGAGACATGAGAGGGGACCATTCTTGGAAGGACAATAACAACTAATAACCCTAATACATCACATAGTCTTTGAATCTTGTGGGTGGAGCTCTCGTGCGCATAGCTGCGCCATCTTCAGTTGGGCCTTCCTCATTTGGGCCGACTCTCATACTTGCTGCTGGTCCAACAGCCTCTTCAGGCCCATTTGCAATCAACTCTCGTTCTGTATCATCAACGGTTGCAGGTGCTTTTCTCTATAGTCTATTTTCGGATTTTCATTCTAATTTATGTATACAATAGTGACCTCAAGGACTAGGACTAAGAGTTTGTGATTTTCTTTACCAGTCTATGTTTTCCAGAAGCATGCACCCGACCATGATGGTGCCTTCAGTGGTTCCTCCTCGTCCGATTTTCTATGGCAATGTTGCACAACCTGAATTCGTCTATCCGCAGAGGTTTGTACCTCTGATTCCAAATTTCATGTTTCCCATGATGCAACGCCCGATGCACAGCAGGTTAGTGCTATTTTCAGCTGTCGTATATTCTCCTTAAACTTTCCATCGCTAATCACTTTGTTACTACAAAATAGATGCCTTTAAGGGGATTAGGAAGCTCTAATGTCACCACTTCACAAGGAACTCGTGCAGTCACGCCAATGCACAACACAGTTGGAACTTTGGCATCCGAGCTCGCAAATGCTTCCCCACGTGACCAGAAAACTGTATGGATTTGTCTTAGTTGATGTTTCAAAAATTATGCCTTTGGCTTCTTTACCTTAGTTTTTTCTGTGTACAGATGTTGGGCGTAAATTTATACCCTCTGGTTGGGCAGCTGGAGCCTGCAATGGCAAGTAAAGTCACAGACATGCTTCTAGAAATGGATCAGACTGAGGTTCTGCACTTGCTCGAATCACCTGAATCTCTTGCAACTAAAGTTAAGGAGGCTATGGCTGTCCTAACCAACGCTCCTCAACGCAGCAAGTGGCTTTCCATGCCcttgaattaataattttctctattctccacataaatttattttctctatTCTCCCCATAAATTGACTATACTTATTATGGAGTTTAGCATTGACTATTAGTAGCTTGGTTTTGATAGATTACTATCTTGCTCTTTCTTGACTATTTATAGTTTGATTTTGATAGATTACTATCTTGCTCTTTCTTGACTATTTATAGTTTGATTTTGATAGATTACTATCTTGCTCTTTTTTGAACACTAGTACGACCATCCGTGCGATGTACGACGAACATTGAAATTAACGAcatatttgaataaataaatataaatattttatagaattaaaatataaataaatgcaaaatatattttaaaaataacataaattaaaataatccacgtcaattacttaataaaaatgtagattttcaacttcatatataaagtgtaatgataattatagtaattatatattaatattacacATGTATTATAGAGTAATACACGttatagtaaataaataaatattttcatacacaaacataaataaagaattaCTATAAAATTTTAccggagagagagaaaataaaatattttaattttttttaaccttttcgttttaaattcatttttgatgttttttgtcatattaaagatattgtcacaaatttaaatttaagatgcatacggaatattttttcataaataaaatttgatgatgtttagaatagaattaaaattataaaaaagaaaagaaaaatagtgaaaatttggtggaaaaagagagagaaaaaagagagggataaaactcatcttttatacttcctccgtctacAAAATAAGtaccatatttcctttttcgttcgtccacgaaatgagtaccaatttccttttttggcaagtgtaccccacacaatcCTTTAATTAATACCTTCAAAAAGTGTGTGACCCTTAAGGTTATTATATAGATTAGATTATTATCTTTCTCTTTCTTGAACATTACTAGTGTAGAACTCAAGGTTTTttctttgttatttttttttttttcatgatatatCAATTCATGCAAAACTTAAAACACAAGTTGGAAGATGAATGGTGAAGCTTGTGTTGTTGTGCATCGTCTAGGCAAGCAACTCATACTGGTACAatgtggttttttttttatgaagggAATAATGTTGGTGCTATATTAATGGTGGATCTGTTCAATGGGCATACTTTTTACAACTATAACTTCAACACCACTCGCTATGAACCTCTAACTTACAATATGAAACTTGATACACCATGATTACTGAAAACACTAGTTGGTTGGAGCCTTAGCAGCTTCCTTCATTTCGAGCAACGCGTCTTCAAAACACTTTGCAAGAGTTTTGGGGTCCGGGATAATATCTTTGGCAACTAAGATTTTCAGGTCGGCCATTCCTGCATAACTCACCATGTGCATTGTGATTGCCTGTAGAAGACAACACATCAaattttaacatatatattgattgat is a window encoding:
- the LOC130998053 gene encoding polyadenylate-binding protein 8; its protein translation is MPLRGLGSSNVTTSQGTRAVTPMHNTVGTLASELANASPRDQKTMLGVNLYPLVGQLEPAMASKVTDMLLEMDQTEVLHLLESPESLATKVKEAMAVLTNAPQRSKWLSMPLN